A section of the Cololabis saira isolate AMF1-May2022 chromosome 16, fColSai1.1, whole genome shotgun sequence genome encodes:
- the id2a gene encoding DNA-binding protein inhibitor ID-2a: MKAISPVRSFRKNNANLSEHSLGISRSKTPVDDPLSLLYNMNDCYSKLKELVPSIPQNKNVSKMEILQHVIDYILDLQIALDSSVALTSLHHPSRTPLTTLNTDISILSLQSPELPSELMTDDSRTLHR; this comes from the exons ATGAAAGCAATAAGCCCCGTGCGGTCCTTCCGGAAAAACAACGCGAATTTATCAGAGCACTCCTTGGGAATCTCTCGCAGCAAGACCCCGGTGGACGACCCGCTCAGCCTGCTGTACAACATGAACGACTGCTACTccaagctgaaggagctggtgcCCAGCATCCCGCAGAACAAGAACGTCAGCAAGATGGAAATCCTGCAGCATGTCATCGACTACATCCTAGACCTGCAGATCGcgctggactccagtgtggcaCTAACCAGCCTGCACCACCCGTCCAGGACCCCCCTCACCACCCTCAACACAGACATCAGCATCCTGTCATTACAG tCCCCGGAGTTGCCATCAGAGCTGATGACAGATGACAGCCGGACTCTGCATCGTtaa